The Caulifigura coniformis genome includes a region encoding these proteins:
- a CDS encoding DUF58 domain-containing protein translates to MPTAEQYLRPEVIRTVARLDLRARFIVEGFLSGLHASPFHGFSVEFSEHRRYTQGDDPKDIDWLVYAKTDRYYIKKYQAETNITGYLLMDLSASMAYTYRQELTKLDYAISLGAALAYLMVHQQDPVGLVTFDEKIRHSLPARSKRSQLPNILSLLAKAQPGGETEIARNLRQFASMVKHRSLLMIFSDLLTDSGPVIDALRMLRFAGHDVIVFHILDEAEATFPFDGMVDLQDPETDQNLIVDAEGIKTDYLDAVRDLRETYKKACFSAGADYVPLDTSMRFDKALLEYLSQRRARF, encoded by the coding sequence TTGCCCACCGCCGAGCAATACCTCCGTCCCGAAGTCATCCGCACCGTCGCGCGGCTCGATCTCCGCGCGCGGTTCATCGTTGAGGGCTTTCTCAGCGGTCTGCATGCCAGCCCGTTCCACGGTTTCAGCGTCGAGTTCAGCGAGCACCGCCGCTACACGCAGGGGGACGACCCCAAGGACATCGACTGGCTCGTCTACGCCAAGACCGACCGCTACTACATCAAGAAGTACCAGGCCGAGACGAACATCACCGGCTATCTGCTGATGGACCTCTCCGCCAGCATGGCGTACACCTATCGGCAGGAGCTCACCAAGCTCGATTACGCGATCAGTCTCGGGGCGGCGCTCGCCTATCTCATGGTCCACCAGCAGGACCCGGTCGGCCTCGTCACATTTGACGAGAAGATTCGCCATAGCCTTCCCGCCCGCAGCAAACGCTCCCAGCTTCCCAACATCCTCTCGCTTCTCGCGAAGGCCCAGCCCGGCGGCGAAACCGAGATCGCCAGGAATCTGCGGCAGTTCGCTTCGATGGTCAAGCATCGCAGCCTGCTGATGATCTTCTCCGACCTGCTGACCGACAGCGGCCCGGTGATCGACGCCCTCCGCATGCTCCGCTTCGCCGGGCACGACGTCATCGTGTTCCACATTCTCGACGAAGCCGAGGCGACGTTCCCCTTCGACGGCATGGTCGACCTGCAGGATCCCGAAACCGATCAGAACCTGATCGTCGATGCGGAAGGGATCAAGACCGACTACCTCGACGCCGTTCGCGATCTGCGGGAGACGTACAAGAAGGCCTGCTTCTCGGCCGGCGCCGACTACGTCCCGCTCGACACGAGCATGCGGTTCGACAAGGCGCTGCTGGAATACCTCTCGCAGCGGCGGGCGAGGTTCTAG
- a CDS encoding ABC transporter ATP-binding protein yields the protein MSASPPVFELRNVSKRFGPQPVLRDVTLDVRRGETLVIIGESGCGKSVTLKLLMNLMKPDQGQVTWDGRPLTSLNDRVVTRERLRFGYLFQSAALFDSMNVFENVAFGLRQNTRMPEDQVRNIVRDRLKDVGLRADVVAEKMPAQLSGGMRKRVGLARALAMDPEVILYDEPTTGLDPIMSDVINELILQTRERRPVTSIVITHDMVTVQKVATRIVMFYPAARLRPDQPQIIFEGTADEAFDSEDSRVSQFVRGEAGERMQELAAA from the coding sequence TTGTCCGCTTCCCCCCCCGTCTTCGAACTTCGCAACGTCTCCAAGCGCTTCGGCCCTCAGCCCGTGCTTCGCGACGTGACGCTCGACGTGCGCCGCGGCGAGACCCTCGTCATCATCGGTGAGAGCGGTTGCGGCAAGAGCGTTACGCTGAAGCTCCTGATGAACCTGATGAAGCCCGATCAGGGACAGGTGACCTGGGATGGCCGCCCACTGACGTCGCTGAACGATCGGGTGGTGACACGGGAACGACTCCGCTTCGGCTACCTGTTCCAGTCGGCCGCGCTGTTCGACAGCATGAACGTCTTCGAGAACGTGGCGTTCGGCCTGCGGCAGAACACCCGGATGCCCGAAGACCAGGTCCGAAACATCGTCCGCGACCGCCTCAAGGACGTCGGCCTGCGGGCGGACGTCGTCGCCGAGAAAATGCCGGCCCAGCTTTCCGGAGGAATGCGGAAACGTGTCGGCCTCGCCCGGGCCCTGGCGATGGACCCGGAAGTGATCCTGTACGACGAGCCGACGACGGGCCTCGACCCGATCATGAGCGACGTCATCAACGAACTGATCCTGCAGACCCGCGAACGACGGCCGGTGACGAGCATCGTCATCACCCACGACATGGTCACCGTCCAGAAAGTGGCCACGCGGATCGTGATGTTTTACCCGGCCGCCCGGCTGCGGCCCGATCAGCCCCAGATCATTTTCGAGGGAACGGCGGACGAGGCCTTCGACTCGGAAGACAGCCGCGTCTCGCAGTTCGTGCGGGGAGAGGCCGGCGAACGGATGCAGGAACTCGCGGCGGCGTGA
- a CDS encoding MlaE family ABC transporter permease: MSQTSAASWNTPVHALGRVVWEMSCLLGDLTCFGFRMLGWLTIRFPRGRTLLPIMHQIGVESLPVIIVTGGFIGMVLAVQSYDQFKMMHMENQLGAVINVTLVKELGPVLAAVMLAGRIGSSMAAELGTMRVTEQIDALAALGADPIAYLVGPRFLACFLLIPVLTIFADGVGVLTGWAFSTTVFGIDSFPYWHFTKKFVTGWELFTGLFKSVFFGAAIAVIACHRGFHARAGAEGVGRAATEAFVYSFVAILVVDFLLGAFLMKMYFVLWPM, translated from the coding sequence ATGTCACAAACCTCTGCAGCTTCGTGGAATACGCCGGTACACGCCCTGGGGCGCGTCGTGTGGGAGATGTCGTGTCTCCTGGGCGACCTCACCTGCTTCGGCTTCCGCATGCTGGGGTGGCTGACGATCCGATTCCCCCGCGGCCGGACGCTGCTGCCGATCATGCACCAGATCGGCGTCGAAAGCCTGCCCGTCATCATCGTGACCGGCGGCTTCATCGGGATGGTGCTGGCCGTGCAGTCGTACGACCAGTTCAAGATGATGCACATGGAGAACCAGCTGGGCGCCGTCATTAACGTGACGCTCGTCAAAGAGCTGGGGCCCGTGCTGGCGGCCGTCATGCTCGCGGGACGCATCGGCAGTTCGATGGCGGCCGAACTCGGCACCATGCGGGTGACCGAGCAGATTGACGCGCTGGCCGCCCTCGGGGCCGATCCAATCGCCTACCTCGTCGGCCCCCGTTTCCTGGCCTGCTTCCTCCTGATCCCCGTCCTCACCATCTTTGCCGACGGGGTCGGTGTGCTGACCGGCTGGGCCTTCAGCACGACCGTCTTCGGAATCGACAGTTTCCCGTACTGGCACTTCACGAAGAAGTTCGTCACCGGCTGGGAACTGTTCACCGGCCTGTTCAAAAGCGTGTTCTTCGGGGCCGCCATCGCCGTCATTGCCTGCCACCGTGGCTTTCACGCCCGAGCCGGCGCCGAAGGCGTCGGCCGCGCCGCAACCGAGGCCTTCGTTTACTCCTTCGTGGCCATCCTCGTCGTCGATTTCCTGCTCGGCGCGTTCCTGATGAAGATGTACTTCGTCCTCTGGCCCATGTAA
- a CDS encoding MlaD family protein encodes MNERQFHFRVGLFVFSGMVTCLVLVLRFTEIQKYWRETYRVAVQFNQAPGVYRGTPVRLNGIPIGSVSEVKLGKGGDDAGVLVILEIHGDRPLRIDSKPLLVRSLFGDATIEFTAGTSPEILPPNKRLIGENSPDPLEAIGRLEMRVDETLAAFQATSKEWQTVASNINRIVDQNQGRIEEVVGQAAVAIEEFTKTMRSADRALSQAGDLLGDPKFQANLRSVADELPAVARETRETIAAARETVTSAKVAIQKVSESLDHIAKATDPLAAHSASMTVKLDHSLGQLDSLLTELNKFSQIINSPNGTIQRFAADPALYENLNRSAAALTVLLRNLEPTMGDLRIFADRIARHPEVLGVSGAIKGSSGVKEAANNAVQQAGAARVTQ; translated from the coding sequence ATGAACGAGCGGCAATTTCACTTTCGCGTCGGCCTGTTCGTCTTTTCGGGCATGGTCACCTGCCTCGTGCTCGTCCTGCGCTTCACCGAGATCCAGAAGTACTGGCGTGAGACCTACCGCGTCGCCGTCCAGTTCAACCAGGCCCCGGGGGTCTACCGCGGCACGCCCGTCAGGCTGAACGGCATTCCCATTGGCTCCGTGAGTGAAGTGAAGCTCGGAAAGGGAGGCGACGACGCGGGCGTTCTCGTCATTCTCGAGATCCACGGCGACCGCCCCCTTCGAATCGACTCCAAACCCCTCCTCGTCCGCTCCCTGTTCGGGGACGCCACCATCGAATTCACGGCAGGAACATCTCCCGAGATCCTGCCTCCCAACAAGCGGCTGATCGGCGAAAACTCGCCCGACCCGCTCGAGGCGATCGGCCGGCTGGAGATGCGCGTCGATGAGACGCTGGCCGCGTTCCAGGCCACGAGCAAGGAATGGCAGACCGTCGCGTCCAACATCAACCGCATCGTCGACCAGAACCAGGGCCGGATCGAGGAGGTCGTTGGGCAGGCCGCCGTCGCCATCGAAGAATTCACGAAGACGATGCGATCGGCCGACCGCGCGCTCTCCCAGGCGGGCGACCTTCTGGGCGATCCGAAGTTCCAGGCGAACCTCCGCAGCGTCGCCGATGAACTGCCGGCCGTCGCGCGGGAGACCCGCGAGACGATCGCCGCCGCCCGCGAGACCGTCACCTCGGCCAAGGTCGCGATCCAGAAAGTCAGCGAGAGCCTCGATCACATCGCCAAGGCGACGGACCCGCTCGCGGCCCACAGCGCTTCGATGACGGTCAAGCTCGACCACAGCCTCGGCCAGCTCGACAGCCTGCTCACCGAACTCAACAAGTTCTCCCAGATCATCAATTCGCCGAACGGAACGATCCAGAGATTCGCAGCAGACCCGGCCCTGTATGAGAACCTCAACCGCTCGGCCGCCGCGCTGACCGTGCTCCTGAGAAACCTCGAGCCGACGATGGGCGACCTCCGCATCTTTGCCGACAGAATCGCCCGTCATCCGGAGGTGCTGGGAGTCAGCGGCGCGATCAAGGGAAGCAGCGGCGTGAAAGAGGCGGCGAACAACGCCGTGCAGCAGGCAGGAGCTGCTCGCGTCACGCAGTAG
- a CDS encoding cupin domain-containing protein, translated as MQRDQLTFRNGFRLSIANQRSQAAVMVIPPGSSEGGPDNDHRASDQWLYVVEGTGAAIVNGHRYPLKPGAIILIERGDRHELKATGRSPLKTVNLYVPPAFEDKDTPRPAGMSSQRP; from the coding sequence ATGCAGCGCGACCAGCTGACATTCCGCAACGGCTTCCGCCTCTCCATCGCGAACCAGCGCTCCCAGGCGGCCGTGATGGTCATCCCTCCCGGCAGTTCCGAGGGAGGCCCCGACAACGACCACCGAGCGAGCGACCAATGGCTCTACGTCGTGGAAGGAACGGGAGCGGCCATCGTCAACGGGCATCGGTACCCGCTCAAGCCCGGCGCCATCATTCTCATCGAACGAGGCGATCGCCACGAGCTGAAGGCCACCGGCCGGTCGCCGCTGAAGACGGTCAATCTCTATGTCCCTCCGGCCTTTGAGGACAAAGACACGCCTCGTCCAGCAGGGATGTCTTCGCAGCGTCCGTAA
- a CDS encoding DUF971 domain-containing protein: protein MQPTNIRALKQERILELTWPDGAVHRIPFRLLRLECPCASCVNEFTGERTLNPDNVPEDVHPSTLALTGNYALKVSWSDNHNTGLYAWEVLRRIAMENRL from the coding sequence ATGCAACCGACGAATATCCGTGCTCTCAAACAGGAGCGCATCCTTGAATTGACCTGGCCCGATGGGGCCGTGCATCGCATTCCTTTTCGCCTGCTGCGACTGGAATGCCCATGCGCCAGCTGCGTCAACGAATTCACCGGAGAGCGGACGCTCAATCCCGACAACGTCCCGGAGGATGTCCATCCCTCGACGCTCGCGCTCACTGGGAACTACGCGCTGAAAGTCAGCTGGAGCGACAACCACAACACGGGGCTCTATGCCTGGGAAGTGCTGCGGCGAATCGCGATGGAAAACCGGCTGTAA